The genomic window GCGCCCAGTACGACGGCGTCGACTTTCTCCCGCATCTGCTGCCAGATTTCGCGCCCGGTGGTTTCGTAGTGGTAGTCGGGGTTGGCCTGGTTGGAAAATTGTCCGGCCAGGAATGAGCCGGGAATTTTCGCCGCCAGTTCCTGTGCCCGGCGGATGGCGCCGGCCATGCCTTCGTCATCCGGAGTGCGGATCACCTCCGCGCCGAGCGCCTGCATGAGCACGACTTTTTCCTTCGCGAATTTTTGGGGAATGCAGACGATGACCCGGTATCCGCGGTTGATTCCGATGAGCGCCAGCCCGATGCCGGTATTGCCGGCGGTCGCTTCCAGGATCGTGTCGCCGGCGTGCAGCCGGCCTTCCTGTTCCGCGCGCTTGATGATGCCGACGGCAGCGCGGTCCTTGATGCTGCCGCCGGGATTCAGGTATTCCAGCTTGGCGTATACTTCGCCCGCGCCGGCGGGAGGAACCTTGCGCAAGTGCAGCAGCGGCGTTTCGCCGACCAGCTCCGTGATGTCCTCGGCGACACGCAGGCGGGCGGCTTGTTGGAGCGTCATGGGAGGCACTGGACAGAGTAAGAGAGGCGCGGGGGCGAGTCAAATGCATTGATGAATGACGACTGACGACGGAATTCAAATTGGAAACTCGAGAATGGAAAGTTTTACCGCGGTGCTTGGAGTCAATTTCAAATCTTCAAATTTCAAATTTCCATTTTTAAATCTCCGATCGGCATCAAAAGC from Terriglobales bacterium includes these protein-coding regions:
- the cysK gene encoding cysteine synthase A, with the translated sequence MTLQQAARLRVAEDITELVGETPLLHLRKVPPAGAGEVYAKLEYLNPGGSIKDRAAVGIIKRAEQEGRLHAGDTILEATAGNTGIGLALIGINRGYRVIVCIPQKFAKEKVVLMQALGAEVIRTPDDEGMAGAIRRAQELAAKIPGSFLAGQFSNQANPDYHYETTGREIWQQMREKVDAVVLGAGTGGTFTGVARFIKERNPRALAYLVESQGSIYGGGQPGDHKVEGIGSSFIPETAHMNLADGIITAKDPEAFEMTRRLAREEGVFAGSSGGAAVWATIEVAKKLGAGKRVVTVIPDSAERYLSKNIFEGP